The following proteins are encoded in a genomic region of Micrococcaceae bacterium Sec5.8:
- the tuf gene encoding elongation factor Tu — MAKAKFERTKPHVNIGTIGHVDHGKTTLTAAISKVLYDKYPTLNEKRDFASIDSAPEERQRGITINISHVEYQTEKRHYAHVDAPGHADYIKNMITGAAQMDGAILVVAATDGPMAQTREHVLLARQVGVPYLLVALNKADMVDDEELLDLVEMEVRELLSSQGFDGDEAPVVRVSGLKALEGDPEWVKSVEDLMAAVDESVPDPVRDRDKPFLMPIEDVFTITGRGTVVTGRAERGTLAINSEVEIVGIRPVQKTTVTGIEMFHKQLDEAWAGENCGLLLRGLKRDDVERGQVVVKPGSITPHTDFEANVYILSKDEGGRHNPFYSNYRPQFYFRTTDVTGVITLPEGTEMVMPGDNTEMTVALIQPIAMEDGLGFAIREGGRTVGSGRVTKIIK; from the coding sequence GTGGCAAAGGCAAAGTTCGAGCGGACTAAGCCGCACGTCAACATCGGCACCATTGGTCACGTTGACCACGGTAAGACGACGCTGACGGCCGCGATTTCCAAGGTGCTGTACGACAAGTACCCGACTCTCAACGAGAAGCGTGACTTCGCGTCCATTGACTCTGCTCCCGAAGAGCGTCAGCGCGGCATCACCATCAACATCTCCCACGTTGAGTACCAGACCGAGAAGCGCCACTACGCACACGTAGACGCCCCCGGTCACGCTGACTACATCAAGAACATGATCACCGGTGCTGCTCAGATGGACGGCGCGATCCTCGTGGTTGCCGCTACTGACGGTCCGATGGCTCAGACCCGTGAGCACGTTCTGCTCGCCCGCCAGGTTGGTGTTCCCTACCTGCTGGTGGCCCTGAACAAGGCTGACATGGTCGATGACGAGGAACTCCTCGACCTCGTTGAAATGGAAGTTCGTGAGCTCCTGAGCTCACAGGGCTTCGATGGCGACGAAGCACCGGTTGTCCGCGTTTCTGGCCTGAAGGCACTCGAAGGCGACCCGGAGTGGGTCAAGTCCGTTGAGGACCTGATGGCTGCCGTCGACGAGTCCGTTCCGGACCCGGTTCGTGACCGCGACAAGCCGTTCCTGATGCCGATCGAAGATGTCTTCACGATCACCGGCCGTGGCACCGTTGTTACGGGCCGCGCCGAGCGTGGAACTCTCGCCATCAACTCCGAGGTCGAGATCGTCGGCATCCGCCCGGTCCAGAAGACCACGGTGACCGGTATCGAGATGTTCCACAAGCAGCTCGACGAAGCATGGGCCGGCGAGAACTGTGGCCTGCTGCTTCGCGGTCTGAAGCGTGACGATGTTGAGCGCGGCCAGGTTGTCGTCAAGCCGGGTTCCATTACCCCGCACACCGACTTCGAGGCTAACGTCTACATCCTCTCAAAGGACGAAGGCGGACGTCACAACCCGTTCTACTCCAACTACCGCCCGCAGTTCTACTTCCGCACCACGGACGTAACCGGCGTTATCACCCTGCCGGAAGGCACGGAAATGGTTATGCCCGGCGACAACACTGAGATGACCGTTGCGCTCATCCAGCCGATCGCCATGGAAGACGGCCTCGGCTTTGCTATCCGCGAAGGCGGCCGCACCGTTGGTTCAGGACGCGTCACCAAGATCATCAAGTAG
- the fusA gene encoding elongation factor G — protein sequence MAQDVLTDLSKVRNIGIMAHIDAGKTTTTERILFYTGVNHKIGETHDGASTTDWMEQEKERGITITSAAVTCFWENNQINIIDTPGHVDFTVEVERSLRVLDGAVAVFDGKEGVEPQSETVWRQADKYNVPRICFVNKMDKLGADFYFTVDTIISRLGAKPLVMQLPIGAENDFVGVVDLLYMRALVWPGDSKGDVTMGAKYEIQEIPADLKEKAEEYRATLVETVAESSEELMDKYLEGEEITEDELKAGIRKMTINSELYPVFCGSAFKNRGVQPMLDAVVDYLPNPLDVPPMIGHDPRDEEKELTRKPSSEEPFSALAFKIATHPFFGQLTFIRVYSGHVEAGSQVVNSTKGKKERIGKLFQMHANKEMPVDGATAGHIYAAIGLKDTTTGDTLCDSSNQIVLESMSFPEPVISVAIEPNTKGDQEKLSTAIQKLSAEDPTFQVSLNEDTGQTIIAGMGELHLDILVDRMRREFKVEANVGKPQVAYRETIKRAVERHDYTHKKQTGGSGQFAKIQIAIEPLDTSDGEMYEFSNKVTGGRIPREYIPSVDAGIQSALNDGVLAGYPVVGIKATLIDGAYHDVDSSEMAFKIAGRMAFKEAARKANPVLLEPLMDVEVRTPEEYMGEVIGDLNSRRGQMQSMEDAQGVKVIRAHVPLSGMFGYIGDLRSKTQGRAVYSMTFHSYAEVPKAFADEIIQKNRGE from the coding sequence GTGGCACAGGACGTGCTTACCGACCTTAGCAAGGTCCGAAATATCGGCATCATGGCCCACATCGATGCCGGCAAGACCACTACTACCGAGCGCATCCTGTTCTACACGGGTGTGAACCACAAAATCGGCGAAACGCACGACGGCGCTTCGACGACCGACTGGATGGAACAGGAAAAGGAACGCGGCATCACCATCACGTCTGCCGCCGTGACCTGCTTCTGGGAAAACAACCAGATCAACATCATTGACACCCCCGGCCACGTGGACTTCACGGTTGAGGTTGAGCGCTCCTTGCGCGTCCTCGACGGCGCAGTTGCCGTGTTCGATGGCAAGGAAGGCGTGGAGCCGCAGTCTGAGACTGTCTGGCGCCAGGCTGACAAGTACAACGTCCCGCGCATCTGCTTCGTCAACAAGATGGACAAGCTCGGCGCTGACTTCTACTTCACCGTCGACACCATCATCAGCCGCCTCGGAGCCAAGCCCCTGGTCATGCAGCTGCCTATCGGCGCCGAGAACGACTTCGTCGGCGTCGTCGACCTCCTGTACATGCGTGCACTGGTCTGGCCCGGCGACTCCAAGGGTGACGTCACCATGGGTGCGAAGTACGAGATCCAGGAGATCCCGGCTGACCTCAAGGAAAAGGCCGAAGAGTACCGCGCAACGCTCGTTGAGACCGTCGCAGAGTCCTCCGAAGAGCTCATGGACAAGTATCTCGAGGGTGAAGAAATCACCGAAGACGAGCTCAAGGCCGGCATCCGCAAGATGACGATCAACTCCGAACTGTACCCGGTCTTCTGCGGCTCGGCCTTCAAGAACCGCGGCGTCCAGCCGATGCTTGATGCTGTTGTCGATTACCTGCCGAACCCGCTCGACGTCCCGCCGATGATCGGTCACGATCCCCGCGACGAAGAGAAGGAACTGACGCGCAAGCCGTCCTCGGAAGAGCCGTTCTCGGCTCTGGCGTTCAAGATCGCTACGCACCCGTTCTTCGGTCAGCTCACCTTCATCCGCGTGTACTCCGGTCACGTTGAAGCAGGCTCCCAGGTGGTCAACTCCACCAAGGGCAAGAAAGAGCGCATCGGCAAGCTGTTCCAGATGCACGCCAACAAGGAAATGCCGGTTGACGGCGCCACCGCTGGCCACATCTACGCAGCAATCGGGTTGAAGGACACCACCACGGGCGACACCCTGTGCGACTCCAGCAACCAGATCGTCCTGGAGTCCATGAGCTTCCCGGAGCCTGTGATCTCTGTTGCGATCGAGCCAAACACCAAGGGTGACCAGGAGAAGCTCTCCACCGCCATTCAGAAGCTCTCCGCTGAGGACCCGACCTTCCAGGTCTCCCTCAACGAAGACACCGGTCAGACCATCATCGCCGGCATGGGCGAGCTCCACCTGGACATCCTGGTGGACCGCATGCGCCGCGAATTCAAGGTCGAGGCCAACGTGGGCAAGCCCCAGGTTGCCTACCGCGAAACCATCAAGCGCGCGGTTGAGCGTCATGACTACACGCACAAGAAGCAGACCGGTGGTTCAGGCCAGTTCGCGAAGATCCAGATCGCGATCGAGCCGCTGGACACGTCCGATGGTGAGATGTACGAGTTCTCGAACAAGGTCACCGGTGGCCGTATTCCGCGTGAATACATCCCGTCGGTTGATGCCGGCATCCAGAGTGCGCTGAACGACGGCGTCCTGGCCGGTTACCCGGTGGTCGGCATTAAGGCGACGCTGATTGACGGCGCGTACCACGATGTCGACTCCTCGGAAATGGCGTTCAAGATCGCCGGCCGTATGGCTTTCAAGGAAGCTGCACGCAAGGCGAATCCTGTCCTGCTCGAACCGCTGATGGATGTCGAGGTCCGCACCCCTGAGGAATACATGGGTGAAGTTATCGGTGACCTCAACTCCCGCCGTGGCCAGATGCAGTCCATGGAAGATGCCCAGGGCGTCAAGGTCATCCGCGCGCACGTTCCGCTGTCCGGCATGTTCGGCTACATCGGCGACCTGCGCTCGAAGACCCAGGGCCGCGCTGTGTACTCCATGACGTTCCACAGCTACGCGGAGGTCCCGAAGGCATTTGCCGACGAGATCATCCAGAAGAACCGCGGCGAGTAG